From a single Brienomyrus brachyistius isolate T26 unplaced genomic scaffold, BBRACH_0.4 scaffold117, whole genome shotgun sequence genomic region:
- the LOC125727758 gene encoding heat shock protein beta-8-like, with the protein MAEGHFHPRARARIPMDPFGEQSLASRFMDDQFTMPSFPDDLSMDWPTWARSRLSSPFSGGLRSSFPRTSGGAAPGGASRHGDPPETPGDPWKVCVNVNSFKPEEISIKTKDGYVEVSGKHEEKQNEGGTVTKSFNKRIQIPGTVDPLAVFASLSPEGVLIIEAPHTPPYYLFSRDAAGIKGGEPEPRAQETPMA; encoded by the exons ATGGCAGAAGGACACTTTCACCCGCGGGCAAGGGCGAGGATACCGATGGATCCGTTTGGGGAGCAATCGCTCGCTTCCCGGTTCATGGATGACCAGTTTACCATGCCGTCCTTCCCCGACGATCTGTCCATGGACTGGCCGACATGGGCTCGCTCCCGACTCAGCTCTCCCTTCTCCGGCGGTCTGCGCTCGTCTTTCCCACGTACGTCCGGGGGCGCCGCGCCCGGGGGCGCCTCACGGCACGGCGACCCGCCTGAGACTCCCGGAGACCCGTGGAAGGTCTGCGTAAACGTGAACAGCTTCAAGCCAGAAGAGATAAGCATCAAAACCAAAGACGGATATGTCGAGGTTTCTG GGAAGCATGAAGAAAAGCAAAATGAGGGGGGCACCGTGACGAAAAGCTTCAACAAGAGGATCCA GATCCCAGGCACTGTCGACCCCCTGGCAGTCTTCGCCTCCCTCTCCCCCGAGGGTGTCCTCATTATCGAGGCTCCACACACCCCACCTTATTACCTCTTCAGCAGAGATGCCGCTGGCATCAAGGGTGGGGAGCCAGAACCCAGGGCTCAGGAGACACCCATGGCTTGA
- the LOC125727757 gene encoding heat shock protein beta-1-like, with protein MTDHSKVVPRPLFHRDMNSDPFHGWARPSRIFEQDLGLPPFLEPGDLGWINWARRRLAMSSWPGYTRTPLFASSGLPGPQHQHEVSGGVSELRTGPDCWKIVLNVKHFSPEEITVKTKEGYLEIAGKHEERQDEHGFVSRCFTRKYKLPSGADLLNISSSLSGDGVLTVEAPLMPLGPTLTPEIVIPIQVEEEGNNGGKDLREMKQGNLEETAPPAGGEEHWAREEKPKSGVTPHAINL; from the exons ATGACTGACCACAGCAAGGTGGTACCACGCCCGCTCTTCCACCGGGACATGAACTCGGACCCTTTCCATGGTTGGGCTCGGCCGAGCCGGATCTTTGAGCAGGACTTAGGGCTGCCTCCCTTCTTGGAGCCCGGGGACCTTGGCTGGATTAACTGGGCCCGACGCCGCCTTGCTATGTCATCCTGGCCAGGGTATACGCGGACCCCGCTCTTTGCCTCATCCGGCCTGCCTGGCCCCCAGCACCAACACGAGGTATCTGGGGGGGTGTCGGAGCTCAGGACCGGGCCCGACTGCTGGAAGATTGTGCTGAATGTGAAACACTTCTCACCAGAAGAAATCACAGTCAAAACCAAGGAGGGCTACCTGGAGATAGCAG GGAAGCATGAGGAGAGGCAGGATGAACATGGATTCGTCTCCAGATGCTTCACAAGGAAGTACAA GCTCCCTTCCGGGGCAGACCTTCTGAACATCAGCTCATCGCTTTCTGGGGACGGCGTGCTGACTGTGGAAGCCCCGCTGATGCCCCTTGGTCCCACGCTCACGCCCGAGATCGTCATTCCCATCCAG GTGGAAGAGGAAGGAAACAACGGGGGGAAGGATCTGAGAGAGATGAAGCAGGGGAATTTAGAGGaaacagcaccccctgctggtggggAGGAGCACTGGGCAAGAGAGGAAAAGCCCAAGTCTGGAGTTACGCCTCATGCCATTAACCTGTAA
- the LOC125727759 gene encoding X-box-binding protein 1-like, with translation MVVVTTGTGGAHKIYLISGKQSAGSGAADGRFSRSVSVVLPSPGNQASSDTDSQGSGPPQRKRQRLTHLSPEEKSLRRKLKNRVAAQTARDRKKAKMGELEQQVSELELENQKLHLENKLLREKTKSLMNENQEFRQRLGLDTLGVQEKFQNVPSSVDALSVVIGSSESAALRLRVPLQKVQAQHSSKLRSSNWMCAVTALQILSSQSDLLGILDILDPELLLRCGSLDQEAVPELGGVESDPVSAPSHTDVGAPPTRLEGPNELIHWDHIYTRPVEVEQEATAEQSEESDPEVKMGGERDLEAEPSVEMLSVKEEPEEKDLISPLSQGDLLSPGGPEEGCYLSELYSDSEYERSPSPFGSMSSPLWDDIFASELFPQLISV, from the exons ATGGTGGTTGTGACAACAGGGACAGGGGGTGCCCATAAGATATATCTCATCTCCGGGAAACAGTCCGCGGGGTCCGGCGCAGCGGATGGGAGATTCAGCCGGTCGGTGTCGGTCGTCTTGCCCTCTCCGGGGAATCAGGCATCTTCGGATACAGACTCTCAGGGATCTGGGCCGCCTCAGCGCAAAAGACAGCGGCTCACACATCTGAGCCCAGAAGAAAAGTCACTGAGAAG GAAGCTGAAAAACAGggttgctgcccaaacagcaagAGACAGGAAAAAAGCCAAAATGGGCGAACTGGAGCAGCAGGTTTCTGAATTAGAATTGGAG AACCAGAAACTTCACTTGGAAAACAAACTGCTTCGTGAAAAGACTAAAAGCCTCATGAATGAAAATCAGGAATTTCGTCAGAGGCTTGGGTTGGACACCCTGGGCGTCCAAGAAAAG TTCCAGAATGTTCCGTCCAGCGTGGATGCCCTCAGCGTGGTGATCGGGTCTTCTGAGTCCGCAGCACTCAGGCTACGTGTGCCTCTGCAGAAGGTGCAGGCCCAGCATTCATCAAAGCTGAGGAGCTCCAACTGGATGTGTGCAGTCACAGCTCTGCAGATCCTGAG TTCCCAGTCTGATCTGCTGGGCATTCTGGACATCCTTGACCCAGAATTGTTGCTCAGGTGTGGCTCCCTGGACCAGGAGGCCGTGCCGGAGTTGGGCGGGGTCGAATCAGATCCAGTATCTGCCCCCTCTCATACAGATGTGGGGGCCCCACCGACAAGGCTGGAAGGCCCTAATGAACTGATCCACTGGGACCACATCTACACCCGGCCCGTGGAGGTGGAGCAGGAGGCCACGGCGGAGCAAAGTGAGGAAAGCGACCCTGAGGTGAAGATGGGCGGGGAACGGGACCTGGAGGCGGAGCCGTCGGTTGAGATGCTCTCAGTCAAGGAGGAACCGGAGGAGAAGGACTTGATCTCCCCACTAAGCCAAGGTGACTTGCTTAGTCCTGGGGGTCCTGAGGAGGGCTGCTACCTTTCAGAGTTGTACAGCGACTCTGAGTACGAGCGTTCCCCTTCTCCTTTCGGAAGCATGTCCTCTCCGCTCTGGGATGACATCTTTGCCAGTGAACTCTTTCCCCAACTCATCAGTGTTTGA
- the LOC125727760 gene encoding E3 ubiquitin-protein ligase znrf3-like isoform X2: protein MMTSPRSDPVAFLILVTVAASRSAFAKDTAFVEVVLFESSPNGDYTTYTTGLQGRFSKAGATISAEGEIVQVHPLGLCNGNNEEDLHDYGWVGVVKLEQPELDPSCLTVLGKTRRAVQRGATAVILDVSEDPGAIDQLDQGSDIPLKRPVVFVKGGDAVKLMNIVNKQKVARARIQHGPPQPAEYFDMGVFLAFFVAVSLVCLLLLIKIKLKQRRAQGSVNRAAMQALEKMETRHFKAKGHRDSICGSSASDCAICLERYLDGEELRVISCAHRFHRRCVDPWLLQHHTCPHCRRNIIEHQKGNFSSACINSGVPPHGRRQRVILPAHHPGRVHRTTPGYPNSSAAGLRGSLAPTGTPTGGRADRALYAQRFSATFRGCPPIRQAGGASSRLPADYSQPAGVCVQPAGAYHQPSAYSSTFRRSRLHARSFPRTPCVSPNDTMYQHYFYQGLTFPQGPSSPGAEQVLPTSSPICPALLHTDFALGIHSCLGPAHTCYHGNQSVCSGYLGDGPGSDSSSGARCGGGRSSSSDSMLDSTEISNRAVFGSCSTFRSSLSSDYDPFVFRSGSLGGSAGLDMRNGSPPTQHGRPGSPSQRRQDLLTQCTFDVDRRSCSSSEPMERNGTTPSGAVEGARVDSRAVVQDDRGSHTVACGCHLKILPAAAKEKHYQLGEATFLEMVDEQRIQGLLTQTSHASGPCNDGLVDQADAEDQPCGCSTEDHLGWDSGQCCCVHLRTTSDQARAGTGRTENFCRPGCQAHRTPQHLDPLRHPPAEREGKELAGVYHAVGSDGDSACSRNMCPGQQGEPKACFPT from the exons ATGATGACTTCTCCGCGGAGCGATCCAGTGGCCTTCCTGATCCTGGTGACCGTGGCGGCTTCAAGAAGCGCCTTTGCCAAGGACACCGCCTTCGTGGAAGTGGTTCTGTTCGAGTCCAGTCCCAATGGGGATTACACGACTTACACTACGGGTCTGCAAGGTCGTTTCTCCAAAGCTGGAGCCACTATCAGTGCAGAGGGCGAGATCGTACAG gTCCACCCCCTGGGTCTCTGCAACGGCAACAACGAGGAGGATCTCCATGATTACGGCTGGGTGGGTGTGGTCAAGCTGGAGCAGCCTGAGCTGGACCCTAGCTGCCTCACAGTCCTCGGGAAG ACCAGGAGAGCTGTCCAGAGAGGGGCCACCGCAGTCATCCTGGATGTGTCTGAGGACCCTGGTGCCATTGACCAG CTGGACCAGGGCTCGGACATCCCCCTGAAGAGGCCGGTGGTGTTTGTGAAAGGGGGTGATGCGGTGAAGCTCATGAACATCGTCAACAAGCAGAAGGTCGCCCGTGCCAGGATCCAACACGGACCGCCCCAG CCGGCCGAGTATTTTGACATGGGCGTTTTCTTGGCCTTCTTTGTGGCGGTGTCCCTCGTCTGCCTCCTCCTGCTCATCAAGATCAAGCTCAAGCAGCGGAGAGCCCAG GGGTCGGTGAACAGGGCGGCCATGCAGGCTCTGGAGAAGATGGAGACGCGTCACTTCAAGGCCAAGGGTCACCGAGACTCGATCTGCGGCAGCTCCGCCTCCGATTGTGCCATCTGCCTGGAGCGGTACCTCGACGGGGAG GAGCTGCGGGTGATCTCCTGTGCCCACAGGTTCCACAGGAGGTGTGTGGACCCCTGGCTCCTGCAGCACCACACCTGTCCTCACTGCCGGCGCAACATCATCG AACATCAGAAAGGAAACTTTAGTTCTGCCTGCATCAACTCGGGGGTCCCACCGCATGGTCGTCGTCAGAGAGTGATACTCCCGGCCCACCACCCAGGCCGCGTGCACCGCACCACCCCTGGATACCCCAACTCCAGTGCCGCAGGTCTCCGTGGCAGCCTGGCGCCCACAGGGACACCGACGGGTGGGCGGGCCGATCGCGCACTGTACGCCCAACGGTTTTCCGCCACCTTCCGTGGCTGCCCCCCCATTCGGCAAGCAGGTGGGGCCTCCTCCCGGCTCCCGGCGGACTACTCCCAGCCTGCAGGAGTCTGCGTCCAGCCCGCTGGGGCATACCACCAGCCTTCAGCCTACTCGTCCACCTTCAGGCGTTCCAGGCTTCATGCTCGCTCTTTTCCCAGAACTCCCTGTGTCTCCCCAAACGACACTATGTACCAGCACTACTTCTACCAAGGGTTAACTTTCCCCCAGGGTCCGAGCAGTCCTGGGGCTGAACAGGTCCTCCCAACATCCAGCCCCATTTGCCCCGCGCTGCTCCACACAGACTTTGCCCTCGGCATCCATTCCTGCCTTGGCCCCGCCCATACCTGCTACCATGGCAACCAGTCAGTATGCAGCGGTTACCTGGGAGATGGGCCTGGCAGTGACAGTAGCAGTGGTGCCCGGTGTGGAGGTGGCCGCTCCTCCTCCAGCGACTCGATGCTGGACTCCACGGAGATCAGCAACCGGGCCGTGTTTGGTAGCTGCTCCACCTTTCGCAGCTCGCTGAGCAGCGACTACGACCCCTTCGTTTTCCGCAGTGGGAGTCTTGGCGGGAGTGCGGGGTTGGACATGAGGAACGgtagcccccccacccagcatgGGCGGCCAGGGTCCCCTTCTCAAAGGCGACAAGACCTGCTCACCCAGTGCACTTTTGACGTCGACAGGAGAAGCTGTAGTTCAAGTGAACCAATGGAAAGAAATGGTACTACACCATCTGGGGCTGTAGAGGGCGCCAGAGTGGACTCCCGTGCTGTGGTTCAGGATGACCGAGGTAGTCACACTGTGGCCTGTGGCTGCCATCTCAAgatcctgcctgctgccgcTAAAGAAAAACATTATCAACTTGGAGAGGCTACGTTTTTGGAAATGGTTGATGAACAGCGCATCCAGGGTTTGTTGACCCAAACTTCCCATGCAAGTGGCCCATGTAACGACGGTCTTGTGGATCAGGCAGACGCAGAGGACCAGCCCTGTGGCTGTTCCACGGAGGACCATCTTGGTTGGGACAGCGGCCAGTGCTGCTGCGTCCACCTCAGGACCACCTCTGACCAGGCCCGGGCCGGCACAGGCAGAACAGAGAACTTCTGCAGACCGGGTTGTCAGGCCCACAGAACACCACAGCACCTAGACCCCCTCAGGCACCCTCCTGCAGAAAGGGAGGGGAAGGAGCTAGCTGGGGTGTATCATGCCGTGGGGAGCGATGGAGATTCAGCATGCTCTCGGAACATGTGTCccggccagcagggggagcccaaGGCCTGCTTCCCCACGTGA
- the LOC125727760 gene encoding E3 ubiquitin-protein ligase znrf3-like isoform X1, which translates to MMTSPRSDPVAFLILVTVAASRSAFAKDTAFVEVVLFESSPNGDYTTYTTGLQGRFSKAGATISAEGEIVQVHPLGLCNGNNEEDLHDYGWVGVVKLEQPELDPSCLTVLGKTRRAVQRGATAVILDVSEDPGAIDQLDQGSDIPLKRPVVFVKGGDAVKLMNIVNKQKVARARIQHGPPQQPAEYFDMGVFLAFFVAVSLVCLLLLIKIKLKQRRAQGSVNRAAMQALEKMETRHFKAKGHRDSICGSSASDCAICLERYLDGEELRVISCAHRFHRRCVDPWLLQHHTCPHCRRNIIEHQKGNFSSACINSGVPPHGRRQRVILPAHHPGRVHRTTPGYPNSSAAGLRGSLAPTGTPTGGRADRALYAQRFSATFRGCPPIRQAGGASSRLPADYSQPAGVCVQPAGAYHQPSAYSSTFRRSRLHARSFPRTPCVSPNDTMYQHYFYQGLTFPQGPSSPGAEQVLPTSSPICPALLHTDFALGIHSCLGPAHTCYHGNQSVCSGYLGDGPGSDSSSGARCGGGRSSSSDSMLDSTEISNRAVFGSCSTFRSSLSSDYDPFVFRSGSLGGSAGLDMRNGSPPTQHGRPGSPSQRRQDLLTQCTFDVDRRSCSSSEPMERNGTTPSGAVEGARVDSRAVVQDDRGSHTVACGCHLKILPAAAKEKHYQLGEATFLEMVDEQRIQGLLTQTSHASGPCNDGLVDQADAEDQPCGCSTEDHLGWDSGQCCCVHLRTTSDQARAGTGRTENFCRPGCQAHRTPQHLDPLRHPPAEREGKELAGVYHAVGSDGDSACSRNMCPGQQGEPKACFPT; encoded by the exons ATGATGACTTCTCCGCGGAGCGATCCAGTGGCCTTCCTGATCCTGGTGACCGTGGCGGCTTCAAGAAGCGCCTTTGCCAAGGACACCGCCTTCGTGGAAGTGGTTCTGTTCGAGTCCAGTCCCAATGGGGATTACACGACTTACACTACGGGTCTGCAAGGTCGTTTCTCCAAAGCTGGAGCCACTATCAGTGCAGAGGGCGAGATCGTACAG gTCCACCCCCTGGGTCTCTGCAACGGCAACAACGAGGAGGATCTCCATGATTACGGCTGGGTGGGTGTGGTCAAGCTGGAGCAGCCTGAGCTGGACCCTAGCTGCCTCACAGTCCTCGGGAAG ACCAGGAGAGCTGTCCAGAGAGGGGCCACCGCAGTCATCCTGGATGTGTCTGAGGACCCTGGTGCCATTGACCAG CTGGACCAGGGCTCGGACATCCCCCTGAAGAGGCCGGTGGTGTTTGTGAAAGGGGGTGATGCGGTGAAGCTCATGAACATCGTCAACAAGCAGAAGGTCGCCCGTGCCAGGATCCAACACGGACCGCCCCAG CAGCCGGCCGAGTATTTTGACATGGGCGTTTTCTTGGCCTTCTTTGTGGCGGTGTCCCTCGTCTGCCTCCTCCTGCTCATCAAGATCAAGCTCAAGCAGCGGAGAGCCCAG GGGTCGGTGAACAGGGCGGCCATGCAGGCTCTGGAGAAGATGGAGACGCGTCACTTCAAGGCCAAGGGTCACCGAGACTCGATCTGCGGCAGCTCCGCCTCCGATTGTGCCATCTGCCTGGAGCGGTACCTCGACGGGGAG GAGCTGCGGGTGATCTCCTGTGCCCACAGGTTCCACAGGAGGTGTGTGGACCCCTGGCTCCTGCAGCACCACACCTGTCCTCACTGCCGGCGCAACATCATCG AACATCAGAAAGGAAACTTTAGTTCTGCCTGCATCAACTCGGGGGTCCCACCGCATGGTCGTCGTCAGAGAGTGATACTCCCGGCCCACCACCCAGGCCGCGTGCACCGCACCACCCCTGGATACCCCAACTCCAGTGCCGCAGGTCTCCGTGGCAGCCTGGCGCCCACAGGGACACCGACGGGTGGGCGGGCCGATCGCGCACTGTACGCCCAACGGTTTTCCGCCACCTTCCGTGGCTGCCCCCCCATTCGGCAAGCAGGTGGGGCCTCCTCCCGGCTCCCGGCGGACTACTCCCAGCCTGCAGGAGTCTGCGTCCAGCCCGCTGGGGCATACCACCAGCCTTCAGCCTACTCGTCCACCTTCAGGCGTTCCAGGCTTCATGCTCGCTCTTTTCCCAGAACTCCCTGTGTCTCCCCAAACGACACTATGTACCAGCACTACTTCTACCAAGGGTTAACTTTCCCCCAGGGTCCGAGCAGTCCTGGGGCTGAACAGGTCCTCCCAACATCCAGCCCCATTTGCCCCGCGCTGCTCCACACAGACTTTGCCCTCGGCATCCATTCCTGCCTTGGCCCCGCCCATACCTGCTACCATGGCAACCAGTCAGTATGCAGCGGTTACCTGGGAGATGGGCCTGGCAGTGACAGTAGCAGTGGTGCCCGGTGTGGAGGTGGCCGCTCCTCCTCCAGCGACTCGATGCTGGACTCCACGGAGATCAGCAACCGGGCCGTGTTTGGTAGCTGCTCCACCTTTCGCAGCTCGCTGAGCAGCGACTACGACCCCTTCGTTTTCCGCAGTGGGAGTCTTGGCGGGAGTGCGGGGTTGGACATGAGGAACGgtagcccccccacccagcatgGGCGGCCAGGGTCCCCTTCTCAAAGGCGACAAGACCTGCTCACCCAGTGCACTTTTGACGTCGACAGGAGAAGCTGTAGTTCAAGTGAACCAATGGAAAGAAATGGTACTACACCATCTGGGGCTGTAGAGGGCGCCAGAGTGGACTCCCGTGCTGTGGTTCAGGATGACCGAGGTAGTCACACTGTGGCCTGTGGCTGCCATCTCAAgatcctgcctgctgccgcTAAAGAAAAACATTATCAACTTGGAGAGGCTACGTTTTTGGAAATGGTTGATGAACAGCGCATCCAGGGTTTGTTGACCCAAACTTCCCATGCAAGTGGCCCATGTAACGACGGTCTTGTGGATCAGGCAGACGCAGAGGACCAGCCCTGTGGCTGTTCCACGGAGGACCATCTTGGTTGGGACAGCGGCCAGTGCTGCTGCGTCCACCTCAGGACCACCTCTGACCAGGCCCGGGCCGGCACAGGCAGAACAGAGAACTTCTGCAGACCGGGTTGTCAGGCCCACAGAACACCACAGCACCTAGACCCCCTCAGGCACCCTCCTGCAGAAAGGGAGGGGAAGGAGCTAGCTGGGGTGTATCATGCCGTGGGGAGCGATGGAGATTCAGCATGCTCTCGGAACATGTGTCccggccagcagggggagcccaaGGCCTGCTTCCCCACGTGA